The Allorhodopirellula heiligendammensis genome includes a window with the following:
- the guaA gene encoding glutamine-hydrolyzing GMP synthase, with amino-acid sequence MSDPAAQLTEQRIVVLDFGSQYAQLIARRVRDQHVYCQIVRHDITADRMAELAPRGIILSGGPSSVYEENAPQIDPAIFDLGIPILGICYGMQIACQALGGKVDNTPSREYGRAMCDFIDHDSIFRGMQACEQVWMSHGDQVSQIADDFTVMAKTATCPYAAIRHNTRPVYAMQFHPEVTHTPHGGQILHNFVRDICGCDGSWRLGDFADAAIAQIRATVGDKRVICGLSGGVDSSVVAALLYKAIGTQLSCILVDNGMLRKNEQRIVIDEFSNHFKADLHVVDAEDQFLDDLAGVEEPQEKRRRIGYAFIECFKAEAEKIEDAHFLAQGTLYPDVIESGADKDGPAATIKLHHNVGGLPDELGFELIEPLRDLFKDEVRRLGIELGLPEQLVWRHPFPGPGLAVRCLGEVTREKLVVLREADAIVVEEIENAGLYRETSQAFAVLLPVQSVGVMGDARTYDNAVAVRCVNTDDFMTADWSHLPYDLLARISTRIINEVKGVNRVCYDISSKPPATIEWE; translated from the coding sequence ATGAGCGATCCGGCGGCGCAGCTGACCGAGCAGCGGATTGTGGTGCTCGATTTCGGCTCCCAATACGCCCAATTGATTGCCCGACGCGTCCGCGACCAGCACGTCTACTGCCAGATCGTTCGGCACGATATCACTGCCGATCGAATGGCCGAACTCGCTCCTCGTGGGATTATTCTATCGGGTGGACCATCGAGCGTTTACGAGGAGAATGCACCCCAGATTGACCCAGCGATTTTTGATCTCGGTATTCCTATCCTGGGAATTTGCTACGGCATGCAGATCGCCTGCCAAGCACTCGGTGGTAAAGTCGACAACACGCCCAGCCGTGAGTATGGCCGGGCGATGTGCGATTTCATCGATCACGATTCCATCTTCCGCGGCATGCAAGCGTGCGAGCAGGTCTGGATGAGCCATGGTGATCAGGTGTCACAGATCGCCGATGATTTCACCGTGATGGCCAAAACCGCCACCTGCCCCTACGCGGCGATCCGGCACAACACGCGGCCGGTGTACGCGATGCAGTTTCACCCCGAGGTCACTCATACTCCGCACGGTGGCCAGATTCTGCACAACTTTGTCCGTGACATCTGTGGATGTGATGGCAGTTGGCGATTGGGCGATTTCGCCGATGCCGCGATCGCACAGATTCGGGCCACTGTCGGCGACAAGCGAGTGATCTGTGGCTTGTCGGGCGGCGTCGATTCCTCTGTCGTCGCGGCTTTACTCTACAAAGCGATTGGCACGCAGCTCTCATGTATCTTGGTCGACAACGGGATGCTACGGAAGAACGAGCAGCGGATTGTGATCGATGAGTTCTCCAATCACTTCAAAGCCGACTTGCACGTCGTGGATGCCGAAGACCAGTTTCTCGACGATCTCGCAGGCGTCGAAGAGCCTCAAGAGAAGCGGCGACGAATTGGTTATGCGTTCATCGAGTGCTTCAAAGCGGAGGCGGAAAAAATTGAAGACGCGCACTTCCTCGCCCAAGGCACGCTGTATCCGGATGTCATCGAGAGCGGTGCAGACAAAGATGGTCCGGCGGCGACGATCAAACTGCACCACAACGTAGGTGGACTCCCCGATGAACTCGGATTTGAGTTAATCGAACCGCTACGGGATTTATTCAAGGACGAAGTCCGCCGCCTCGGTATCGAACTCGGGCTGCCTGAGCAACTCGTCTGGCGACACCCCTTCCCCGGTCCCGGACTGGCCGTTCGCTGTCTCGGCGAAGTCACTCGGGAAAAACTCGTGGTGCTGCGAGAGGCGGATGCGATCGTTGTCGAGGAGATTGAGAACGCTGGTTTGTACCGCGAAACTTCGCAGGCATTTGCGGTATTGTTGCCTGTGCAAAGTGTCGGGGTCATGGGCGATGCCCGAACTTATGACAATGCAGTCGCCGTTCGCTGCGTCAATACGGACGATTTCATGACCGCAGACTGGAGTCACCTCCCTTATGACTTGCTCGCTCGGATCAGCACGCGGATCATAAACGAAGTCAAAGGCGTTAACCGCGTGTGCTACGACATCAGTAGCAAACCTCCCGCCACGATCGAATGGGAGTAA